A genomic region of Silurus meridionalis isolate SWU-2019-XX chromosome 7, ASM1480568v1, whole genome shotgun sequence contains the following coding sequences:
- the LOC124389086 gene encoding NAD(P)(+)--arginine ADP-ribosyltransferase 2-like produces the protein MRIGRISEVIEHVLVTHDNLEPKGKLIFEYSSLESIRAIKNEDSREVLQPWQQRCHCTPHYFDCLLPSDSGYKLDMAQDSVDDQFTGCENKMFQLITKEILPKEFKYDANFTRAWNEYQNIQNDFKRIIKVYTSPTGSYSKLNDAVGSGMPKYKTHFNYKAYHFLLTRAIQTYQLKNCTDVSRSTTVNFDSAKPGQQMRFGRFASTTLKSNLLGFSTSTCFKIRTCFGAYISSMSVFPNEEEVIPPYEKVEITNVMYNTTNCRIVYILKSSGKFSNMKCALLKKRFFK, from the exons ATGAGGATTGGAAGAATTTCAGAGGTGATTGAGCACGTCCTCGTTACACACGATAACTTAGAGCCTAAAGGGAAACTAATATTTGAGTATTCAAGTCTTGAAAGCATCAGAGCT ATTAAAAATGAAGACAGCCGTGAAGTTCTCCAGCCCTGGCAACAACGTTGTCACTGCACTCCTCATTATTTTGACTGTTTGCTGCCCAGTG ACTCTGGATATAAACTGGACATGGCACAAGATTCTGTCGATGATCAATTCACAGGCTGCGAGAATAAAATGTTCCAGCTGATTACAAAAGAGATTCTACCTAAAGAGTTCAAATATGATGCAAATTTTACTAGAGCTTGGAACGAATACCAGAACATTCAGAATGATTTTAAAAGGATAATAAAAGTCTACACATCTCCTACTGGGTCTTATTCAAAGCTTAATGATGCTGTGGGCTCAGGAAtgccaaaatataaaacacatttcaattATAAAGCCTACCATTTCTTGC TTACACGCGCCATACAAACATATCAATTGAAGAACTGCACTGATGTTTCCCGTTCGACCACCGTTAATTTTGATTCAGCTAAGCCTGGTCAGCAGATGAGATTTGGCAGGTTTGCATCAACTACACTTAAATCTAACTTGCTTGGATTTAGTACAAGCACCTGTTTTAAGATTAGGACCTGCTTTGGTGCATACATATCCAGTATGTCTGTGTTCCCTAATGAGGAAGAGGTAATCCCACCTTATGAAAAAGTCGAAATCACAAATGTTATGTATAACACAACGAATTGCAGGATCGTTTACATTCTAAAGAGCAGTGGCAAATTTAGTAATATGAAGTGTGCGCtgctaaaaaaaagattttttaaataa